One Burkholderiales bacterium genomic window, CGGTGTCACCGATCCGGGTGGTTGTTTCGCAGTGCTGGAGCAAATGGAGAAGCAAGACATGCCTCTACTGGTGCATGGTGAAGTAACGGACCCAAGAGTGGATATTTTCGACCGCGAGAAAGTGTTCATCGAGCGCGTTTTGTCACAGATCACGCAACGCTTTCCTCGGCTGCGAATCGTATTCGAACATATCACTACGAGCGAGGCGGTGGAGTATGTAACACGTGCGTCAGATAATGTCGCGGCAACGATTACCGCTCACCATTTGCTGCTCAATCGCAACGCGATGTTTTTCGGCGGCCTGCGTCCGCACCATTATTGTTTGCCGCTGTTAAAGAGGGAAACACACCGGCAATCGCTCATCAAAGCGGCGACCAGCGGTAATCCTAAATTTTTCTTGGGAAGCGACAGCGCTCCGCATTCAAAAAACGCCAAACAAGCAGCGTGCGGCTGTGCGGGAATTTATTCCGCGCATGCGGCAATCGAACTTTATGCCGAAGCCTTTGAACAAGCCGGCGCACTGGACAAGCTTGAGGCATTCGCAAGCTTGCACGGCGCCGATTTTTACCGGCTGCCGCGAAATAGTCAGAAAACTGTACTTGTCAGGCGCAGATGGAAAGTACCCGACTCCCTGCGTTTCGGGAAACAAAGCCTGGTGCCGTTGCGCGCTGGTGAATTTGTCGACTGGCGCCTGGTTTAGCAACGCATGTAGTTAGGCAGTTGAAAGCTGCGTACACCGCGGCATTCGTCGCGCCAATATCAAGCAACGGACAAGTTCTGTGAGCAGAGGGTTATTCCAACCCGCGAACATGCACACGATTTCATGGAAACGCTGGAATAGTTGGTTCCACACCGCGCGACGCTGCTTCCGGATGGCCCTTTTCAACGAGTTCGTGTATTTGTTCAACTTTGCGCGCAGGAACGTCTATCATCATGAGAATCTTTCCATCCGCGATGTCTTTTTCAAACATCTGGAGCTTCGAATTCGGAACCGCGCTAGCCACCAGGCTGGAAATCCAGGCGCCTATAAGAGCGCCAATTAAAGTCGCGATCAACACCGTTATCAATTGCAGGGTTTCACCTTCGGGCGGCGCAAATATAATCAAAATACCGACCGCCGCGCCCCCGACACCGCCCAGGATGAGTCCCAATTCCGCACCGTGCACAATGTCGGTCTTTTGCAAGGCGTTCGCCTCGTGCAGATCTCCCATTGGAGTGCCGCGTCGCGCCAGACAGTGGATATGGGTTTCTTGGATGCGTGCCAGCAAAAGATCATTCATCGTTTGCTGGGCACTCGCAACATCCGGAAGGATAAAATACAGTCTTCTTCTCATATGAACCTCCGTTGCAGTCAAGCTGGAAATTTCTTAACCACACTCACATTCGAGCGCTCAATTCGACGAAAAGTTGCGCGCTGTCGTGCTCTTTTAAGTTGTAAGATGATTTTAGTACTCTAGAAGTGGTGCGCGGATCCGATTATGTCGCATTCACAATCGCGCATTTTGCCACCCTGTGAAACTTTCCCCGTGTTAACATTAAATTTGAAGCTGGCCAGACAGTCGCTGTACGTATGTTCCATATGTATAGAGGAAAGTCCGGGCTCCGCAGAGCAGGATGCCGGCTAACGGCCGGACGCCGCAAGGCGATGAAAAGGGCCACAGAGACGAGTCGCAGCCGACGCGATCCGCGCCGCTGCGGGTGAAACGAGGTAACCTCCATCCGGGGCAAGACCAAGTAGGGAAGCGATGACGTGGCTCGCGTAGCTTCCGGGTAGGTTGCTTGAGCGTGCGAGCAATTACACGCCTAGAGAAATGACTGTCGAGGGAGCCATCCCTAACAGAACCCGGCTTATCGGCCAGCTTCTTCCAATTTCCCCAGTTTTCCCTTTAATTCTCATCGGCGCTCGACATTGCGCAGCTGTTCCCCGGTTTTCGTGCAATTCTCACCCATCTAATTATTTATAAAGGGGAATTGCGCAAGTTAGACGAAACATCACTTAAGTATTTGTCGCAAAAAAGAAAAGGCTTGATCTTATGCTTGACCTCTTGTTTTTTTTAATCTAGAGTGGGAAATAGTAGTAAAAGATGGGTTTCACAGCAAAATCCGAATCATATTTTGGGGGGAGTATGTTTCAGGGAGCGTCAACGATCAATTTGGACGCGAAAGGCCGCCTCGCCGTCCCGACGCGACATCGTGACGCTCTGCAAAATCAAAGCACGGGAAAACTCGTGCTAACTGCGCACCCCGACAGCTGCCTCCTCCTTTATCCCTACGCAGCTTGGGAACCGATTCGAGTAAAAGTTATGGGCTTCCCAAGCCTGGACCGCCAGGCAAGCCTCTGGAAGCGCTTATTGGTTGGATTTGCCGAAGAGGTGGAGCTTGACGCAGCGGGACGCGTGCTGATTTCTCCCGAGCTTCGAACTTTTGCGGCTCTCGAGAAACGCGTGATGATGGTCGGCCAAGGCAGCCATTTTGAAATATGGAACCTGGAAGCCTGGAATAAACAACTGGAGCAACTTACAACGCAAAACAACAACACGCTGCCACCAGGCATGGAGAATTTTTCGCTCTGAGTTCGTAAATGAACTCACAGCATATAGCAGTTCTGTTGGATGAAGCGATCAGGGCGCTTAACGTACGGCCTGACGGAGTTTACGTGGATTGTACTTTCGGACAGGGCGGCCATAGCCGTGCAGTTCTGGGAAAACTCGCGGCTAACGGACGCCTGATTGCGCTGGATAGAGATATGACGGCGGTTGCCGCAGGGCGCGCGATTACCGATGCTCGTTTTTGCATTGTGCACGGCGCGTTTGGCGCATTGCGCCAAACGCTTCGGGAACTGAATGTACATCAGGTGGACGGAGTGTTGTTGGATCTTGGGGTGTCTGCACCGCAGCTACAACAAGCGGCGCGCGGCTTCAGCTTCCGCATTGACGGGCCGCTCGATATGCGCATGGATACCACTCGCGGGCAAACGGTCGCGCAGTGGCTGGCTCGCGCGTCCGAAGAGGAGATCAGGGAGGTCATAGAAGAATATGGCGAGGAACGGTTTGCTAAACAGATTGCAAGAAAGATTGTTGCGGATCGAGCGCGGGGACCTATTAGTACCACACGGCAGCTTGCCCAGATCGTGGCAAAAGCCGTTCGCACGCGCGAGCCAAACCAGGACCCGGCGACGCGCACATTTCAAGCTCTACGGATTTACATCAATCAGGAGCTCGAGGAATTGTCGATAGCATTGCCGCAGGTGGTGCAAGTGCTTCGACCATTCGGCAGGTTGGTTGTCATCAGCTTTCACTCGCTTGAAGACCGGTTAGTGAAGCGTTTTATGCGTGACATGGCGAAATCCGATTCTTTACCCGAGAAGTTGCCAATACGAGCCTCGGATATGGAGCAACCCCAATTGCGCGTGATCGGGAGGCCGATCAGACCCAGCACGCAGGAAATTCGGGCTAATCCTCGCGCGCGCAGCGCGGTAATGCGCATTGCCGAGCGTACGCAAACAACAAGAAATCCGGGCGCGGCAAGCCTGGGTGAAACTCTTTAACAATCTCAGCCGTGACCAGACTGAACCTCTTATTGGCGCTTATAACCATAGCCTGTGCGCTGGGTGTCGTGACATCGCAGCACAAAGCGCGCAACTTGTTTGCGGAACTGCAGAAGCAACAAGAATTATCGAGTCAACTTGACGTGGAATGGGGACAACTTCAGCTTGAGCAGAGCACTTGGGCGACGCACGCGCGCATTGAAAAGATCGCCAGTCGAATTTTGCAAATGCACGTGCCCGATGCCAAGCATACCCAAGTGATCACGCGCGAGCCTATTCCAGCGGGGAGATCGCATGAATAGCCACGCCAACCCCGCCCTGAGGCTAAGACTGCCGGCGTGGCGGGCGCGCATGGTTCTGCTTGCGGTAATGGCCTGGTTTTGCGTCCTCGCCGGACGCGCATTTTACCTGCAAGGTATGCATAACGATTTTCTGCAGCAAGAAGGAGACGCCCGCTACAGCCGCGTAATCGAAATCACGGCCCACCGCGGGATGATTACTGATCGCTCCGGCGAGCCGCTGGCGATCAGTACGCCAGTGGAATCAGTATGGGCGAGCCCGGCCGACGTCGAGATCACGCCCCAAAAACAGAAGCAGTTGGCAAGATTGCTCGGAATCGACAACACCGAGATCAGCAAACGCCTGCATGAACGTGACCGGGAATTCGTGTACCTGAAGCGCCAGCTTTCCCCGGAAGATGCAGCCAAAATCGTGCAGCTGGGAATTCCCGGCGTGTTTTTGCAGCGCGAGTATCGACGTTATTACCCGGCAGGCGAGGTCATGGCGCATTTGTTGGGATTCACCGATATAGATGACAACGGCCAGGAAGGGCTGGAGCTTGCGTATCAGGATTGGCTTGCCGGCAAGCCGGGCAGCCGCCGCGTCATCAAGGACCGGCTCGGACACATCGTCGAAGACGTGGAGAGCATCAAAGTCCCACAGGAAGGGCACGCGCTCACGCTCAGCATAGACGGCAAAATTCAGTATCTCGCCTACCGCGAGATTAAGCAGGCGGTGGAAATGCAGCGCGCCAGGGCCGGTGGAATTGTGGTGCTGGATGCTAGGACCGGCGAAGTGCTGGCGCTGGCTAGCGTGCCTTCTTACAACCCCAACAACCGCACTAAGTTTAATCCGCGGCGCACACGCAACCGGGTTATCACTGATTTATTCGAGCCGGGTTCCACCCTCAAGCCGTTTACCATTGCGGCTGCGCTGGAAGCGGGAGTAGTCACGCCAAACAGCGTGATTGAAACTGCCCCTGGGGAATTCAACGTGGGCAACGCGACCATTCACGATGCGCACCGCGAAGGGGCGCTGACGGTGGCGCAAATCATACAGAAATCAAGCAATATCGGCGCGGCGAAAATTGCGCTGTCGTTGACGTCGCAATCACTGTGGAACATTTTCAACCGCGTCGGGTTCGGTACGACGCCGCGCTCGGGGTTTCCGGGGGAGGCGTCCGGAAAACTGCGTTCCTATAAAACCTGGCGACCGATTGAGCAGGCAACCATGTCCTACGGCCATGGCATTTCGGTGAGCCTCATACAGTTGGCACGAGCCTATACGATTTTCGCAACCGACGGCAAATTGCTTCCCCTATCCCTGTTGAAGCTGAACTCGGCGCCGAGCGGCAACCGGGTCATTTCGGCGGCAACTGCGCGCGCGGTGCGCAACATGCTGGAACTGGTCGTGGAACCGGGTGGCACCGCACCGCGCGCGCAGATACTCGGTTATCGCGTCGCCGGGAAGACCGGAACTGCTCACAAACTCGAAGATGGAAGCTATGTTGGTGATCGCTACGTGTCTTCGTTTGTTGGAATGGCACCTGCTTCAGCCCCGCGCTTGATCGTTGCCGTGATGCTGGATGAACCCTCGGCTGGCGAATATTACGGCGGGATTGTCGCCGCGCCGGTATTCAGCCGAGTTACGGCGGGAGCCCTGCGTTCGCTGGATATTCCGCCCGATGCGCCAGCCAACACCGTTTTACCGCCTGCTGATCTGCCTGTGGTGAAGGAGGAAGTATGAGTTGCGGACCGGCAGACGCCACGGACGTGGAAGCCAACGTCTTTCAGCGCTTGGGCGTAAAAGTGCAGCGTCTGGCCACCGACAGCCGCAAAGTGCAAGCAGGGGATACGTTTTTGGCGTATCCGGGCGAAACGTTAGACGGGCGCAAATTCATTGCGCAAGCGATCGCGGAGGGCGCGAATTCAGTGCTGTGGGAAAGCGAAAGTTTTGACTGGAAACCTGAATGGCATGTGGCGAATCTGGGCGTCAGGGGGTTGCGCAACAAGATTGGCGGACTTGCAAGTTACATATACGGTCAGCCGTCGCAGAAACTCTGGGTCATTGGGGTCACCGGCACCAACGGTAAAACCTCATGCAGCCACTGGATTGCGCAATGCTTGACACAACTCGGAAAAAAAACCGCAGTGCTGGGAACACTCGGTAATGGTTTTCTCGACACGCTGGAGCCTAGTCTCAATGCGACGCCCGATGCGGTGTTATTGCAGGCGCAGTTGGCAAATTTCGTGGAACAGGGGGCGCAGTGCGTGGCCATTGAGGTTTCTTCGCACAGCCTGGTGCAGGGACGGGTCAACGGCGTGGAATTTGATATCGCGTTGTTCACCAATCTTTCGCGCGACCATCTGGACTATCACGGCAACATGAAGGCTTATGCCGCGGCCAAAGCCAGGCTATTTCATTGGCCCAGTCTGCAGTACGCCATCATCAACATCGACGATCGTTTTGGCGAGGAGCTCGCCGGCGACCTGAAGCAAGCACCGGTAACGGTTCTCGGTTACGGCCTGGGGAAAGGCCAAATTTCCGGTCACCACTTAAATTTGAGCAAGCACGGGCTGAACCTGGAAATTGTTACGTCGTGGGGCCAGGCGAAGTTGCAAAGTCGCATGCTCGGCGCCTTTAACGCAAGCAATTTGTTGGGCGTGCTTGCGACACTGCTCGCGAGCGAAGTACCTCTGGTGGATGCGGTACGGGTGTTGGGCGAAGTGCGGGCAGTTCGCGGGCGCCTGCAAATGTTGAGCGAGAAGGGCAAGCCGACGGTAGTCGTGGATTACGCGCACACCCCCGATGCGCTGGAAAAGGTGCTGCACGTGCTGCGTGGAATTTTAAACGGCGGGGGAAAGGCGAAATTAATCTGCGTGTTTGGCTGCGGCGGTGAACGCGACCGCGGCAAACGCGCGCTGATGGGGGAAGTGGCGTCGCGTTTAGCGGACTTTTCGATTGTTACCAACGATAACCCGCGTGGCGAAGCGCCGAGCGCGATTATTGAGGACATCGTGAGCGGCATGCAGCCTAATCACCGTGTAATCGAAGACCGGGCCGTGGCGATCGAGCGCGCGATAGCTGAGGCGAACGAACGCGACCTCGTGCTGATCGCCGGCAAGGGACACGAAATGCATCAGGAGATCAACGGAGTGAAATTGCCGTTCAACGACCTCGAGGTGGCGAAAAACGCGCTGCATCAGAAAGCTTAATAAGCTCCATGCTTGATTTGCAGCAAGCGGCGGCGGCGATAAGCGCAGTTGTAAAAGGAGAAAATGTGACATTTTCTGCAGTGAGCTCGGATACGCGTACCCTGAAAAGCGGAGAGCTTTTCGTCGCGCTCAAAGGCGAGCACTACGATGGTCGCGATTTTCTGGTTCAGGCGCGTCAAAAAGGCGCCGTCGCCGCGCTGGTCGCCGAAGCAGAACCTGCAAATATTAGCGGATTGCCGCTGCTCGTTGTAAAAGATACGCGCGCATCGCTGGGAATGCTCGCGGCGTATTGGCGCAGCCGCTTTGACATTCCCGTTGTCGGGTTGACCGGCAGCAACGGCAAGACCACGGTTAAAGAGATGCTTGCAAGCATCTTGCGCATGGCCGCGGGATCACCGCATGCGGTACTCGCGACCCGCGGCAACCTCAACAACGACATCGGCGTACCACTTACCTTGCTGGAAATGCGCAGCCACCATCGTTATGCCGTCATTGAAATGGGTACCAACCATCCCGGAGAAATTTCCTATTTGACCCGCCTGACGAAACCTGATGTCGCGCTGGTAAATAATGCCGCGCGTGCCCATCTTTCAGGTTTGATTTCAGTGGAGCAGGTGGCGCGCGCCAAGGGCGAGATATTTGAAGGATTGTCCAAAAACGGCGTGGCGGTGATCAACGCCGACGATCAATACGCGGAATTGTGGCGCAGGTCTTGTGCGGACAGACGCGTTCTCGATTTCGGCTTCGACCGTCCTGCGGCGATCAGTGCGCGCTGCGCGCTGCGCGGCAGTGGAGCGGATCTCGAAGTGGAAACCGGCGCGGGTGAAATTCATATCAAGTTGCAAGTCGCCGGACAGCATAACGCCAGGAACGCTCTTGCTGCAGCCACTTGCGCGCTGGCTCTGGGTATCAAGCGCGAAGCAATCAGCGCCGGACTTTCCGCATTCGCCGGAGTCAAAGGAAGGCTGCAGCGCAAGCGCGGCAAAAGCGGCGCGCTGTTAATTGACGACACCTACAACGCCAACCCCGAGTCGGTGCGCGCCGCGGTAGACGTATTAAGCGCAGAAGCAGGGAAAAAAGTTCTGGTGCTGGGGGATATGGGGGAACTCGGCACACAGGGTCCGGCTTTGCATGAAGAAATTGGAACGCAGGCAAAAGACGCCGGTATCGACGTGCTGTATACGCTGGGCGAACTTGCGGCTGGCGCGGCACTGCAATTCGGCAAAGGGGGAAGGCATTTTACACAGATCGAGGAACTGCTCGCCGAAGTTGAGAAACTGCTAGCCCCGGATGTCGCGGTGCTGGTCAAAGGCTCACGCTTCATGCGAATGGAAAGAATAGTGGAAAGGTTGGCCGCTGAATGATTGGCTGTGATCCGGGTTTAACGCCCAAAAACGGAGTTGGAGTATGTTGCTTGCGTTAGCACAATGGCTTGCCCAGGACATGCGCGCATTCAACGTGTTCAATTACATCACGTTGCGCGCCGTGCTGGCGACGCTGACGGCATTGCTGATTTCTTTCGTCGTCGGTCCGGCGATGATTAAAAAGCTCACCGCCTATAAAATCGGGCAAGCGGTGCGTGACGATGGCCCAAGCTCGCATCTGAGCAAAGTCGGCACGCCGACCATGGGCGGCGCCTTGATTCTGGTGTCCATCGCATCGACTAGTTTGTTGTGGGCGGATTTGCGCAACCGTTTTATTTGGGTGACGCTGCTGGTCACGCTGGGCTTCGGCCTGATTGGCTGGGTCGACGATTATCGAAAAGTCGTGCGGCGCGATCCGCATGGGCTATCGGCGCGGAGCAAGTTTTTCTGGCAGTCGTTGATCGGTCTTGCCGCCGCGCTGTTTCTTGCTTTTAGCGCCACCTTGCCGGCGCAAACGATTTTCATTGTGCCGTTCTTCAAGCATGTCGCCTACCCGCTCGGCACCATCGGGTTTGTCTTCATGACATATTTGGTTATCGTGGGGTCAAGCAATGCGGTGAACCTCACCGACGGACTGGATGGTCTGGCCATCATGCCAACGGTGATGGTCGGCAGTGCACTCGGTGTGTTCGCTTATGTGGCCGGTCACGCGATATTTTCCAAATATCTCGGCTTTCCCTACATCCCCGGTGCCGGAGAGTTAACGGTATTTTGCGCCGCTCTCGCCGGCGCGGGATTGGCTTTCCTGTGGTTTAACGTCTATCCGGCGGAAGTGTTCATGGGCGATGTGGGTGCCCTGGGGCTCGGCGCCGCTCTCGGCGTGGTGGCGGTGATCGTGCGCCAGGAAATTGTCCTATTCATCATGGGCGGCGTGTTTGTGGTGGAAACGCTTTCTGTGGTGCTGCAGGTGGCCTCATTTAAATTGACCGGGAAACGCATATTCCGCATGGCACCGCTGCACCACCACTATGAATTAAAGGGCTGGAAAGAAAACCAGGTGGTGGTGCGCTTCTGGATCATCACCATGATGCTGGTTTTAATCGGTCTTTCCACGCTCAAACTGCGCTAACGGAAATGAATATTGAACTTTCGGGAAAAAGGATTTTAGTGCTGGGACTGGGCGACAGTGGCTTGTCCATGACGCGCTGGCTTCACCGTCACGGCGCGCAGGTGCGTGTGGCTGACAGTCGCAAATATCCCCCGCATGCGGAACAACTCGCCCGCGAAATGCCGCTCGTGGCGCTGGAGACGGGCACCTTCCGCAGCACCAGTTTCAATGGAATAGACGTGATTGCAATCAGCCCCGGCGTTGCCCTCCGGGAGCCTCGGGTTTCTGAGGCTCTTAACGCCGGGGTTTTTGTTGTGGGGGATGTGGAGCTATTTGCGCAGGCTCTCAAATCGCATGCTGAGACCAAGGTGATTGCTATAACGGGCTCCAACGGCAAGAGCACCGTGACCAGCATGGTGGGCGCGATGAGCCGGTCTGCCGGAATCAACACCGTGGTTGCGGGCAACATCGGTCTTCCGGTGCTGGATGCGTTGGCGCAGGTGGAAACGGCACTTAGCCACGGGAAAACTGCGCCCGATCTGTTCGTACTGGAGCTGTCCAGCTTCCAGCTGGAAACAACTTATAGCCTCGATGCCAGCGCAGCAACGGTATTGAACCTGTGTCAGGACCATCTGGACCGTTATGACAGCATGCACGAATACGCGGCAGCGAAGGCGCGCATTTTCTCGGGTCACGGGGTGCAGGTTGTGAACCGCGACGACGAAATCAGCGGGCGCCTTGCCGATCCCGCGCGAACTGTTCTGAATTTTGGTCTGGGGGAACCCGGTGGCGACCGGGAGTGGGGCATGGTTGTTTCCGGTGGAGAACCGTGGCTTGCGCAGGGCGAAATGAAACTAATGCCGCTTGGAGAATTGCCGCTCGCCGGTTCGCACAACGCAGCCAACGCGTTAGCCGCACTGGCGCTGTGTCGGGCGTGCGACATGGAATATGCGCCGCTGCTTGTGGCGCTCAAGAAATTTACAGGATTGCCGCATCGTATGCAAAAGGTGGCTGAAATCCGCGGCGTGGCGTTTTACGACGATTCGAAAGGCACCAATGTTGGCGCTACCGTCGCAGCGCTTTCGGGTATTGAGAAAAAAGCTGTGCTGGTTGCCGGCGGAGACGGCAAGGGTCAGGACTTTTCTCCGCTTAAATCGGCTATCGCCGCTCATGCCCGCGCGGTGGTGCTCATCGGTCGCGATGCGGACAAGATCGCCAAAGCCATTGCCGGCTGCGGCATACCGCTGCTGCGCGCCGCCGACATGGAAGACGCGGTGCTACTGGCTTTCAGCAAAGCGCAGCCGGGCGATGCGGTGCTGCTTTCGCCCGCTTGCGCGAGTTTTGACATGTTCCGCGATTATGAGCATCGAGCCGAAGTTTTCTCGCGCGCAGTCCAGGGTTTGCAAACTCAGCTCAAGGTTGGAGCGAATTAGATGGCCTACCAGCTGCAGAAAAAGCGCGCACCGCTCCAAGCATATGACGAATCGCTCGTTTGGGTGACGCTGTCGCTGCTGGGCCTAGGGCTGGTGATGGTGTATTCCGCATCGATTGCGATTGCCGAGGCCGGCAAATGGCATCAGCCGACATATTTTCTGATACGCCACGCGCTGTTTATCGGAGTCGGCGTCGCCCTGGGAGGGATGGCATATCAATTGCCGATGCGCCTTTGGCAACGCATGTCTCGTTACCTGTTCTTGCTAGGCGCGAGCCTGCTGGTACTGGTGCTGATACCCGGTATTGGTCGGGAAGTCAACGGCGGGCAACGATGGCTGCCGCTGTTTTTCGTTAACCTGCAGCCATCCGAATTCATGAAACTGGTAGTGGTGATTTATGCGGCCGATTACACGGTTCGCAAGGCTGCCTACATGCACAGCTTGCGCCGCGGTTTCCTGCCCATGTTGCTGGTGATGCTGCTGATCGGAGGGCTCTTGCTGCAGGAGCCGGATTTTGGCGCATTCGCAGTTATTGCCGCGATCGCAATGGCAATCCTGTTTCTGGGTGGAATGAACTGGAAGCTTTTTGCCGGATTGATCGTCATGCTTGTAATCGGTTTCCTGCTGTTAATCTGGACTTCGCCTTACCGCATGCAGCGCGTTGTCGGCTTCATGGATCCTTGGGCCGATCCTTTTGGCACCGGATACCAATTGAGCCATGCGTTGATTGCTTTCGGACGCGGTGAATGGTTGGGCGTCGGGCTTGGGGGCAGCGTTGAAAAACTGCTTTACCTGCCGGAGGCGTATACCGATTTTCTGCTCGCTGTGATCGCGGAAGAACTTGGATTCGCTGGCGTCATTGCAGTCATCGCATTGTTTGCGTGGCTGGTGATGCGGGCATTCGCCGTTGGCCGTCAGGCGACTTACTTGGAACGCTATTTTCCCGCGCTGGTGGCGCAAGGCATCGGCGTATGGATCGCTGTGCAGGCGATCATCAATATAGGAGTCAACATGGGCGTGCTGCCGACCAAAGGTTTGACTTTGCCACTCATGAGCTTTGGCGGCAGCGGAATGGTTGCAAACTGTATTGCAATTGCATTGTTACTGCGAGTGGATTGGGAGAATCGCCAGCTGATGCGGGGGAAACCGGTATAGATGAGCCGCACGATCTTAATCATGGCGGGAGGCACCGGCGGCCATGTGTTTCCCGCGTTGGCCGTGGCGGAGTATTTGAAGCAGCAGGGATGGCGCGTGGTATGGCTGGGCACGCGCAAAGGCATGGAGGCAAAGTTGGTTGCGCAGCAAGGATATGACATGGCATGGGTGAATTTCTCGGGAGTGAGAGGAAAGGGCGCGTTGCGCTTTTTGTTGCTGCCGATTGAGCTTTTGGTTGCGCTCTGGCAGTCGGCCCGCGTGATTTTCAGGCAGCGGCCGGATGTGGTTCTGGGCATGGGCGGTTACGTCGCTTTCCCCGGGGGAATGACGGCTTCCCTGTTGAACAGGCCGCTGTTGATTCACGAGCAGAATTCGATCGCGGGGTTGGCTAACAAAGTGCTGGCAAAACTCGCAGACCGAGTTTTAGTGGCGTTCCCTGGCGCATTCGGTGCCGCAAAACCCGCCAATCAAATAGTCACTGGCAATCCGGTGCGTAGCAGTATCGTTGCTCTTGCGCCGCCTCAAGCGCGCTATGCCGATCGTACCGGGAATTTGCGCTTGCTGGTCATTGGAGGAAGCTTGGGGGCGGAGGTTCTCAATACAACCGTGCCGCCTGCGCTGGCGCTTCTGCCGGCGCAGTCCCGGCCGATCGTTACGCATCAATCAGGCGCACGGCATCTGGCCGCGCTCAAGGAGGGCTATGCCCGCGCGGGCGTCGAGGCCCGCGTTGAGCCCTTCATCGACGACATGGCGCGCTGCTATGCGAAATCCGATTTGGTGATCTGCCGCGCGGGTGCGATCACAGTTTCTGAAATTGCCGCTGCGGGCATCGCCAGCATCCTGGTGCCCTTTCCGTACGCGGCAGACGATCACCAGACGCACAACGCTCGCTTCCTATCGGAGCGCGGCGCGGCGTGGCTGCTGCCGCAAAGCGAGTTGAGCCCGAGCTCGCTCGCCGACCTATTGCGGGGGATTAGCCGCGAGCAATTGCTGCAAGCCGCGAGCCGTGCTCGGGAGCTTGGGAAACCGGATGCCACCCAGTCGGTGGC contains:
- the pyrC gene encoding dihydroorotase is translated as MQKITFTRPDDWHVHLRDGDAMRAVVAHTARRFARAIIMPNLEPPITTTKLAKAYHRRILAALPKRLTFEPLMTLYLTAKTEPGEVVKAKQSGIIHGLKLYPAGATFHSSSGVTDPGGCFAVLEQMEKQDMPLLVHGEVTDPRVDIFDREKVFIERVLSQITQRFPRLRIVFEHITTSEAVEYVTRASDNVAATITAHHLLLNRNAMFFGGLRPHHYCLPLLKRETHRQSLIKAATSGNPKFFLGSDSAPHSKNAKQAACGCAGIYSAHAAIELYAEAFEQAGALDKLEAFASLHGADFYRLPRNSQKTVLVRRRWKVPDSLRFGKQSLVPLRAGEFVDWRLV
- a CDS encoding DUF1269 domain-containing protein — translated: MRRRLYFILPDVASAQQTMNDLLLARIQETHIHCLARRGTPMGDLHEANALQKTDIVHGAELGLILGGVGGAAVGILIIFAPPEGETLQLITVLIATLIGALIGAWISSLVASAVPNSKLQMFEKDIADGKILMMIDVPARKVEQIHELVEKGHPEAASRGVEPTIPAFP
- the mraZ gene encoding division/cell wall cluster transcriptional repressor MraZ; the encoded protein is MFQGASTINLDAKGRLAVPTRHRDALQNQSTGKLVLTAHPDSCLLLYPYAAWEPIRVKVMGFPSLDRQASLWKRLLVGFAEEVELDAAGRVLISPELRTFAALEKRVMMVGQGSHFEIWNLEAWNKQLEQLTTQNNNTLPPGMENFSL
- the rsmH gene encoding 16S rRNA (cytosine(1402)-N(4))-methyltransferase RsmH produces the protein MNSQHIAVLLDEAIRALNVRPDGVYVDCTFGQGGHSRAVLGKLAANGRLIALDRDMTAVAAGRAITDARFCIVHGAFGALRQTLRELNVHQVDGVLLDLGVSAPQLQQAARGFSFRIDGPLDMRMDTTRGQTVAQWLARASEEEIREVIEEYGEERFAKQIARKIVADRARGPISTTRQLAQIVAKAVRTREPNQDPATRTFQALRIYINQELEELSIALPQVVQVLRPFGRLVVISFHSLEDRLVKRFMRDMAKSDSLPEKLPIRASDMEQPQLRVIGRPIRPSTQEIRANPRARSAVMRIAERTQTTRNPGAASLGETL
- the ftsL gene encoding cell division protein FtsL, with the protein product MTRLNLLLALITIACALGVVTSQHKARNLFAELQKQQELSSQLDVEWGQLQLEQSTWATHARIEKIASRILQMHVPDAKHTQVITREPIPAGRSHE
- a CDS encoding penicillin-binding protein 2, with amino-acid sequence MNSHANPALRLRLPAWRARMVLLAVMAWFCVLAGRAFYLQGMHNDFLQQEGDARYSRVIEITAHRGMITDRSGEPLAISTPVESVWASPADVEITPQKQKQLARLLGIDNTEISKRLHERDREFVYLKRQLSPEDAAKIVQLGIPGVFLQREYRRYYPAGEVMAHLLGFTDIDDNGQEGLELAYQDWLAGKPGSRRVIKDRLGHIVEDVESIKVPQEGHALTLSIDGKIQYLAYREIKQAVEMQRARAGGIVVLDARTGEVLALASVPSYNPNNRTKFNPRRTRNRVITDLFEPGSTLKPFTIAAALEAGVVTPNSVIETAPGEFNVGNATIHDAHREGALTVAQIIQKSSNIGAAKIALSLTSQSLWNIFNRVGFGTTPRSGFPGEASGKLRSYKTWRPIEQATMSYGHGISVSLIQLARAYTIFATDGKLLPLSLLKLNSAPSGNRVISAATARAVRNMLELVVEPGGTAPRAQILGYRVAGKTGTAHKLEDGSYVGDRYVSSFVGMAPASAPRLIVAVMLDEPSAGEYYGGIVAAPVFSRVTAGALRSLDIPPDAPANTVLPPADLPVVKEEV
- a CDS encoding UDP-N-acetylmuramoyl-L-alanyl-D-glutamate--2,6-diaminopimelate ligase, with amino-acid sequence MSCGPADATDVEANVFQRLGVKVQRLATDSRKVQAGDTFLAYPGETLDGRKFIAQAIAEGANSVLWESESFDWKPEWHVANLGVRGLRNKIGGLASYIYGQPSQKLWVIGVTGTNGKTSCSHWIAQCLTQLGKKTAVLGTLGNGFLDTLEPSLNATPDAVLLQAQLANFVEQGAQCVAIEVSSHSLVQGRVNGVEFDIALFTNLSRDHLDYHGNMKAYAAAKARLFHWPSLQYAIINIDDRFGEELAGDLKQAPVTVLGYGLGKGQISGHHLNLSKHGLNLEIVTSWGQAKLQSRMLGAFNASNLLGVLATLLASEVPLVDAVRVLGEVRAVRGRLQMLSEKGKPTVVVDYAHTPDALEKVLHVLRGILNGGGKAKLICVFGCGGERDRGKRALMGEVASRLADFSIVTNDNPRGEAPSAIIEDIVSGMQPNHRVIEDRAVAIERAIAEANERDLVLIAGKGHEMHQEINGVKLPFNDLEVAKNALHQKA